From Paenibacillus sp. PvR098:
CGGTGGCGGTGCTGCTGTTTCGCACGAAGTTTCCTTTTAAGAACAACTTCCAATTCAAAAGAAAGAACCAGGGGGACCCTATACATGGCGATCAAACTTATCAACATCGGTTTCGGGAACATTGTTTCTGCGAATCGAATCATTTCTATTGTAAGTCCTGAATCGGCTCCGATAAAACGGATCATTCAGGAAGCGCGTGACCGCCATATGCTGATTGATGCGACGTATGGTCGCCGTACTCGTGCTGTTATTATTACGGACAGCGATCATGTCATTTTATCGGCGGTTCAACCTGAAACGGTAGCGCATCGACTTTCCAATAAGGACGATGATCATGACGAGTAATTTGGGTTACGGCCCTGTGGAAAAAGGAATTTTAATCGTGCTTTCGGGACCTTCAGGGGTTGGAAAAGGGACCGTTTGCAAGGAACTGCGAAGCTGTGCCCCAGACATCGTGTATTCCGTGTCGGCAACGACTCGGGCGCCTCGGTTTGGTGAGGTGGACGGTGTGAATTATTTTTTTAAGACAAGGGAACAATTCCAGCAGCTGATCGATCAGGACCAAATGCTGGAGTGGGCGGAATACGTAGGAAATTTTTACGGAACACCGCGTAAATTTGTGGAAGATACTTTAAACAGCGGCAAAGACATCATCCTGGAAATTGAAGTGCAGGGCGCGCTTAAAGTGAAGCAGAAATTTCGAGAGGGCGTCTTTATCTTCCTGCTGCCTCCGTCGCTGAATGAACTGGAGAGCCGCATTGTAGGACGAGGAACGGAATCGGAGGATTCGATCCGCAGCCGGATGTCCGTAGCCGTAGATGAGATTGCTTTGATGGAGCATTACGATTATGCGATCGTTAATGATCAAGTGGATCTGGCCTGCTCCCGAATACGCAGTATTCTTACGGCAGAGCATTGCCGCAAGGATCGAATGGTTTCCAAAATAGAACACTGGATGGCTGAGGTGAAAAAATAATATGTTGTATCCTTCTATAGACAGGCTTTTGGATAAAGTAGATAGCAAATATTCGTTGGTGGTAGCCGCCTCCAAACGAGCGCGGATGCTGCGTGACGGAGCGAAATCCGAAGTGCGGCAAAAGAAATCGCACAAACACGTAGGCTTGGCCCTTGAAGAAATTTACGAGGAACATATCTCGTATGAGAAGCTGCAAAACAAAGAGTCTTCAAAATAAACGACAACCCTCGCGGTTGTTATTTTTTTCGCTTTGAAAGGAAGAAAGGGAGGAAACCGGATGCTGAACGGAAAAACGATCGTGCTTGGCGTTAGCGGAGGGATTGCTGTGTTCAAAGCGGCGGCGCTCTGCAGTAAACTGGCTCAAGCCGGAGCCGAGGTGAGGGTCATCATGACGGAAGCAGCGGCCCAATTCGTCGCTCCTCTAACTTTTCAAACGCTGTCTCGTCATGCTGTTGCTAACGATACTTTTGATGAGAAGGATCCTTCGGTCGTATCTCACATCGATCTGGCCGATCGGGCGGACCTCGTAGTCATCGCGCCGGCAACGGCCAATATCATAGGGAAGATGGCGCTGGGGCTTGCGGACGATATGCTTTCAACGATGCTGCTTGCGACGACAGCGCCGATATTTGTATGCCCGGCGATGAACGTACATATGCTCGCTCATCCTGCGGTACAGGCGAATTTGCAAACGTTAGCCGATCGTGGCGTTCGGTTTATCGAACCGGGAACCGGGCAATTGGCCTGCGGCTATGTCGGAAAAGGACGACTCGCAGAGCCGGAAGACATTGTCACGGCGATCGAAAGCTTTTTCAATGAGAAAAAGCCTCTGCGTGGAAAGCGTGTGCTGGTTACCGCAGGAGCGACTGTGGAACGGATCGATCCTGTACGTTATTTGACGAATGATTCGTCAGGTAAAATGGGGTATGCCATTGCCGAGCAGGCTGCGCGAATGGGCGCCGAGGTTACTTTAGTGACGGGCAAAGCTACGGCTGCCGTCCCTGCTGGTGTTAAGCTGGTCCGCGCGGAATCCACACTTGAGATGATGAATGCGGTACTGGGCGCTATGGATCAGCAGGACGTCATTGTCAAGGCCGCGGCTGTAGCCGATTACCGGCCGGCAGAACAGGCGGAGCAAAAGATCAAGAAAACGGAGTCGGAAATGACGCTGAAGCTGGTCAAAAATCCGGACATTCTGCAAGCGGTCGGCGAGCGGAAGAAAGCGTCTCAGATGGTGATAGGCTTTGCGGCGGAAACGCACAACGTAGAGGCCTTCGCAATCGACAAGCTAAAGCGCAAGCGTTGTGATTTGATCGTGGCCAACGACGTGACAGTTCCCGGCGCAGGCTTTGGGACGGATACGAACGTGGTGCGCGTTTATGATGCGGACGGCCTCGTGCTGACGCTGCCGCTGATGGAGAAGCGCGAAGTGGCCGTTCGGCTGTTGGCTTTCGTTGCGAACCGTCTGACGAAGGGGGAAACAACAGAAGAATGTACGCCAAAGTAATTGTCGACGTACCGGCCAAACCGACGAACCGTGCCTTCGATTATGTGGTGCCGGAGGCGATGAAGGACCTCATTAGCGTGGGCAGCCGGGTCGGCGTGCCGTTCGGTCCGCGTACGGTGCAGGGCTTCGTTGTGGAGCTGCACGAAGGCACCGAGCTGGATCCAGTCAAGCTGAAGCCGATCGCACAGACCCTCGATTTGACCCCGCCCCTGACACCGGAACTGGTGAAGCTCGCCCGTTGGATCAGCCGGACCTATATGTGCCACGAAATCATTGCCCTTCAGGCGATGATACCGGGCGCGTTAAAAGCAAAATACGAACGTCATGTGAAGATAGCTGAGCCTGACGGGGAGCGAAGGATGCGCGGGAACGTTCTGAATCTGCTGCTGCCCAAACAAGAGGAGATCGTAAACTACATTCGCAAGCAGGAGACGATCCGCTTGGAAACGCTGCTGGAGAAATTTGCCGAGGATACTTTGCTGGTTAAGCAGCTTTTGGAGGACGGATATCTCGCAGAGATCCATAAGGTGAAGGACCGGATGACGGCGAAAAAGGCGTTGACTGTCATTCCCCCGGAGGATCCTGATCAGCTTGCGGCCTGGGAGACAGAGCTTCCCGCCAGAGCTGCCAAGCAGAAGCAGGTGCTTGCGTATCTACAGGAGCATCCTGAGCCGATCAAGCTGACGGATTTGTTGACGCGGCTGCATATTACGGCTGCAGCGGTTAAAGGCTTGGTCGAGAAGGGCTGGATAAGGCTGGAGGAGGTTGAGGTTCAGCGAGATCCTTACGCTTCGCGAACGTTTCGCCCGACCTCGCCGCTTCCGCTTACCGCTGAGCAGCAGGACGTGTTCGAACGTATAAAGGACGCTGTCTTATCCCGAATGCAGCGGGTGTTCCTGCTCAACGGAGTGACGGGCAGCGGCAAGACGGAAGTGTATTTACAATCGATCCAGACTTGCTTGGATCAGGGTTGTGAAGCTATTGTGCTTGTCCCTGAGATTTCGCTCACGCCGCAAATGGTCGAGCGTTTCAAGGGGCGCTTCGGCAACCGGGTAGCGGTGCTTCACAGCAGGCTTTCCCACGGAGAACGGTACGATGAGTGGCGCAAAATCGTACGCAGGGAAGTTAGTGTGGTGATCGGGGCTCGGTCGGCGGTTTTTGCTCCTTTTACGAATATCGGACTTATCATTATTGATGAAGAGCATGAATCGAGCTATAAGCAGGAAGAAAGTCCGAAGTACCATACCCGCGATGTCGCCATCGTCAGGGCGCTTGAGCATGGTGCCTCCGTTGTTTTGGGCTCGGCGACACCTTCGCTAGAGAGTATGTACCGGACAAGCCGTGAAGCTGCGCTCTCAGCAAAGCCGGAACGCCCCGTGTTCGAGCTGCTGTCCATGCCATCACGCGTGGAGGGACGGCCGCTGCCGCGTGTGCATATCGTGGATATGCGGGATGAGCTGAAGAACGGCAACCGTTCGATGTTCAGCCGTGCCCTGTATAAAGCCATAGAAGATCGGTTACACAAGAAAGAACAGACTGTTTTACTGCTGAACCGACGCGGTTATGCAACCTTTGTTATGTGCCGTACCTGCGGTTATGTGGCGGATTGTCCGCACTGCGATATCTCTCTGACGTATCACCAGAGCTCTCGGGCGATTCGCTGCCACTATTGCGGCTATGCCGAGCGGGAGCTGACGGCATGTCCGGACTGCGGGAGCGAGCATATCCGTCATTTTGGCACGGGAACGCAGCGTGTGGAAGAGGAGCTTTCCAAGCTGTTCCCGGGCATTCGCGTCATCCGTATGGACGTGGATACGACGACGGAGAAGGGATCTCACGAGAAGTGGCTCACGATGTTTAAAAACCGGCAGGCGGATCTCCTCCTGGGTACGCAGATGGTCGCCAAGGGACTCGATTTTCCGCATGTGACGCTCGTTGGGGCACTGGCTGCGGATTCGGTGCTCAATCTGCCTGACTTTCGGGCGGCCGAAAGAACGTTCCAGCTGCTTACGCAGGTAGCTGGCAGAGCCGGACGCCATGAGCTCCCCGGCGAAGTGTACGTGCAAACGTACACCCCTGAACATTACAGCATTCTTAGTGCAAGCAAGCATGACTATCAGGGCTTTATGCGCAAGGAGATGCTGATGCGTAAGCTGCATAATTACCCGCCTTTTCACCGGCTGGTGCTGATCACGCTGTCGCATGACCAGGTGCAACTGCTGATCCGTTCGGGAGAAGTGCTTGCCGCGAGGCTGAAGGAACTTGCCAGTCAAGTGCAAACGGACGGGACGGAGCTGGAGGTGCTTGGCCCCGTTGCTTCGCCAATCTCGCGGATCAAAGATAGATATCGGTTTCAATGCATGATAAAATATCGGGGAGAGATGGATATTGCCGGGCTGGTTCAGCAGGCAGCCGCAGTGCTGGATGATGCGGTCAAGCAGAAGAAGCTGATGGTGTCTATTGACGTGGATCCTCAAATATTGATGTAAACCGGTTCAAGGGGACCAGAATATATGTAGATCAAGTAAGGCTTTATTAATGAGGGATGGTGTTTGTTGGAATGGCTATTAAAATTATCGTAAAAGATCCGGATCCGGTGCTGCGGGAGAAAAGCAAGCCCGTTCCGAAAATTACGCCGAATATCCACAAGCTGTTGAAGGATATGGCTGATACGATGTACGACGCGGAAGGCGTTGGGTTGGCGGCTCCGCAAATCGGTATTCTTAAGAGAGTCATTGTGATGGATGTTGGGGATGAGCATGGACTGATCGAGCTGATTAACCCCGAGATTATCGAACGGGAGGGCGAGCAATTCGGACCGGAAGGCTGCCTCAGCATTCCCGGCCTAACGGGTGACGTCAAACGCGCGCAGCGGGTGAAGGTGAAGGGATGGAACAGGGACGGCGAGGAAATCGTCATTGAAGGGACGGAGCTTTTGGCTCGATGCATTGAGCATGAGGTTGATCATTTGAACGGTGTGCTGTATACCGATTTGGCCGAAAGCATGTATAAAACTGAGCCGCAGGATCGTGGTGAAGCATGAGAGTAATTTTTATGGGTACACCGGAGTTTGCCGTACCTTCTTTACAAATTTTGCTTAAGCATGAGGAAGTAGAGGTCGTGGCAGTGGTAACGCAGCCGGACCGTCCGGTCGGACGCAAGCGTGTACTGACCCCGACCCCGGTCAAGGCAGAGGCGGAGAAGCACGGTTTACCCGTGCTTCAGCCTGAACGGCTACGAAGCCCGGAATCCGTTCAGGCCATTTCTGCGCTTCAGCCGGATTTGATCGTAACGGCCGCCTACGGGCAAATTTTACCGAAATCGGTGCTGGACCTGCCTCGGTTTGGCTGCATCAACATTCATGCTTCGCTACTGCCTCAATATCGCGGGGGAGCGCCGATCCACTACGCGGTCATGAACGGGGAATCCGTTACGGGTGTCACGATCATGTACATGGCTGAAGGGCTTGACACCGGCGACATGATCAGCAAGATCGAAGTGCCGATTGAGGACCGGGACACGACCGGAACAATGTTCGGCAAGCTCAGCGCCGCCGGAGCCAAATTGTTGGAAGAGACTCTGCCTGATCTGATCTCCGGAACAGCTAAGGCGGTGCCCCAGAACGATGAGGAGGCGGTATACTCTCCGAATATCAGCCGGGAGCAGGAACGTATCGATTGGACGAAGCCGGCTATACATATCTGGAATTTGGTGCGGGCGCTCCATCCGCGGCCGGGTGCGTTCACGCTTTGGAAAGGCGACGTGCTAAAGATATGGGCATGCGCTAAGCCGGACACCGCTGAACCCGTTCCGAGCGGTACGATTCCGGGCACGGTGCTGGAAGCTGGAGACCGGGGGATTGCCGTGGCTACCGGACAAGGCGTACTGCGCATTACCGAGCTGCAGCCCGCGGGTAAAAAAACGATGGATGCAGCCGATTTTGTGCGCGGCGGGCAGCTAACCTCAGGGACGGTGCTGGGTATATAGGAAACCGAGTGCTTGACATCGGGGACAAAGGAACGGGGGGTTAGAATCGAAGTGAGTGAACGAAAGAACACCAATTCCGGTTCCGGGAAGCCGGGCTTGTCGAAAGCGAAAGCGTCGGCGTCCGCGCACCGGCCGCAAGATGGTCATCGAGGCAAAGGCGCGTCGCGCGAAGGGGTAAAGGGTTCGGCCCGCGAAGCGGCGCTTGATGTGCTCCTTCGCATCGAACAGGACCGCTCTTACAGCAACCTGCTGCTCAACCGGACGCTGCAGCAGTATAAGCTGGACAGGCTGGATGCGGGATTGGCCACGGAAATCGTCTATGGCACGATTCAGCGGCAGGGGACGATCGATTATTTTTTGGAGCCGTTCGTCAAAGGGGGGCTCTTCAAGCTTCAGCCTTGGGTGAGAAGCCTGCTGCGGCTGAGCTTTTACCAGCTTTATTATTTAGATCGTATTCCGGAACACGCCGTCGTGAACGAAGCCGTGCAATTGGCGAAGCGAAGAGGGCATCAAGGTATCTCCGGCATGGTGAACGGCGTACTGCGCAATGTGCTGCGCCGTAAAGCAGAGCTTGTTCTGCCGGAAGGTCTCCCGTCGGAGCGGCGGATTGCGCTAACCACGTCGCACCCCGAATGGATGGTGCGCAGGTGGATCCGGCAGTTCGGAGAGCAGGCCGCGGAGCGGATCTGCGAGGCGAACAATGAGCCCCCGCGCGTGAGTATCCGCGCGAACCGGCTGCGGCTCGCCCCGGCCGAGCTGGCCGAGCGGCTTCGTCAAGGAGGGCTCGAAGCGGAGGCCTCCGAAGTAGCGCCTGCCGGCGTCATCGTCCGCGGTGGCGGCAACATGGCCTTAACGCCAGGATACGCGGAAGGCTTGTTTACGATCCAGGACGAGAGTTCGATGCTCGTGGCGGAATGGGTTGACCCGCAGCCCGGGGAGCGGGTGCTGGACTGCTGCGCCGCGCCCGGCGGGAAGACGACGCATCTGGCGGAGAAGATGCAGGATCGCGGGGAGGTTGTCGCCTGTGATGTTCACGAACACAAGGAACAGCTGATCCGGGAACAGGCAGAGCGGCTTGGCCTAAGTTCGATTCGCACGGTAACCGCTGATGCGCGCAAGCTTTCCGCTCAATTCCCGCCCGAAAGCTTTGACCGGATTCTGCTGGACGCTCCCTGCTCGGGCTTGGGTGTCATCCGCCGCAAGCCGGATATGAAATGGAGCAAGAAAGAAAGCGAGCTGGAGACAGTTTGCGATGTGCAGCACGAATTGCTGGAATCGATTCATTCCCTGCTCAAACCAGGCGGAGTGCTGGTATACAGTACTTGTACGGTGGAAAAAGCGGAGAACGAGGAGATGGTCCGATCCTTTCTGCAGCGGCATCCGGAGTTTGTACCGGACGCTCCTCCGAATGAAGAGACTGGCAGGCTTCCAATGCCAGCCGGGCAGGCATCTGTGCAAATCATGCCGTATGATTTCGGCACGGACGGCTTCTTTATCGCCAGGCTACGCAAACGAGCATAAAAACTTAAATTGTGGTAAACTAAATTTGGCCTTTTCGGCAGCTATGCCCTTAAGGCCTTCACTATAGAAAAAAACAGGTTGTGATAATATCATGAATCAAGAAGAAACCAAGGCTCAGGAAATGAAGCCGTATGTATACGATTATACTCTTGAGGATTGGCAGGAGTGGATCAAAAGCATCGGCGAGGCAGGCTTTAGGGCCGGCCAAATATTTGATTGGTTATATGTGAAAAGAGTATCAAGCTTCGAAGAGATGACGAACCTGCCGAAGGCGCTGCGGGAAAAGCTTCAGCAGCAGTTTGATTTTGTCACGTTGACCGAGGTGGCCAATTACAAGTCACAGGACGGGACCGTCAAATTTTTGTTTGAGCTTACTGACAAGAATGCAATCGAAACCGTAATTATGAAGCATAGCTACGGCAACAGCGTATGTGTGACGACACAGGTCGGCTGCCGGATCGGATGTACGTTTTGCGCTTCGACGCTAGGCGGATTAAAGCGGAATTTAACCCCTGGCGAAATCATCGCACAGGTGGTTAAAGCACAGCAACTGCTTGACGCGACAGAAGAGCGTGTCAGCAGCATCGTCATCATGGGGATTGGGGAGCCGTTCGAGAATTACGACGCGATGATGAAATTTCTCAAGGTGATGGTTCATCCGAAAGGCCTTAACATCGGCCAGCGGCACATTACGGTTTCCACCAGCGGGATTGTTCCCAACATTTACCGGTTTGCTGATGAGGAGACACAGATCAATCTCGCGATCTCCATTCATGCCCCTAATGATGCACTGCGGTCCAAGCTAATGCCTGTAAACCGCCGTTACCCGTTCGCGGACTTGATAGAGGCGTGCAAATATTACGTAGCCAAAACCGGCAGGCGCATTACGTTCGAATACGCGCTAATGGGTGAGGTTAATGACCAGCCCGAACATGCGGAGGAGCTCGCTCAGGTACTAAAGACGTTTCCCATGCCGCACGTCAATTTGATTCCGGTCAATTTTGTCACGGAACGGAACTTTGTGCGTACTCCGCGTAATGACATATTCACATTCCAACGCATTCTGGAGAAGAACAAAATCAATGCCACGATTCGCCGCGAGCAGGGAAGCGATATTGCTGCAGCCTGCGGACAACTGCGGGCGAAGCATATGGAGTCGGGTGCGAGGTGAGACAAACAATGCTGAGATTGGCCTATCAATCCGATATTGGCCGTGTACGAACGGTGAACGAGGACCGTGCGATCGTACAAGAGGACTTGAACGGCTGGACTCTTGCCATTGTGGCGGACGGGATGGGCGGCCATCAGGCCGGAGATATCGCAAGCACGATGGCTGTGGAGCTGATCCAAGCTGGGCTTCAGTCTGTGGACCCTAACATTTCGGGGGAAGAACGTCAGCGTCAGCTGCGCACGGCGATTGAAGCTGCCAACGAAAAAATTTTCGAATTCGCTTCTCAAAGGGAAAACTATCACGGGATGGGAACGACGGTCGTCACGGTCTTGGCCAAAGACGACCGCGCGGTTATCGCGCATATCGGCGACAGTCGGGCCTACCGGATTCGCGGTGAGATGATCGACCAGCTCACCGAAGATCATTCGCTGGTCAACGAGCTGGTTCGGAGCGGACAGATCAGCCGCGAGGATGCGAGCCATCACCCGCGTCGTAATGTGCTGACCAGGGCGCTTGGGACGGAGCCGACCATTGAGGTCGATGTGCAGGAAATCATGTGGCAGCAAGGGGATCATCTTCTTCTTTGCAGCGACGGATTGAGCAGTTTGGTGGAGAAGGATAAGCTTGTGCAAACCGTAGCGGGAATTGGAGAGCTGGAAAGCAAGGTTCAGCAATTGGTGCAGGAAGCGCTGGATGCCGGCGGCGACGACAATATTACGGTGGTGTTGCTCGCGAACATCGCGGATCCGGCAAGCGATAACGATGGGGAAGCGGGGTGAGGACATCATGATCGGTAGTCAGCTGGGAGGACGTTACGAGATTCTGGGGCGAGTCGGTGGCGGCGGAATGGCCATCGTTTACAAAGGACTAGATATTTTATTGCATCGGCATGTCGCTGTAAAAATACTGCGGCAGCAGTATGTGCATGACGAAGAATTCATCCAGAGATTTCGCCGTGAAGCACAGGCCGCAGCCTCATTATCTCACCCCAACGTGGTCAGCATCTACGACGTCGGCCAAGAGGAAGATGTACATTACATTGTCATGGAATACATCGAAGGGACGACACTGAATGAGCTGATCAAGGAAAAATCCCCCTTGCAGGTAGAGGAAGCCGTTCACATCGCGGGGCAGATTTGCGATGCGCTGGATCATGCGCATCATAATCAAATCATTCATCGCGACATTAAACCTCACAACATCCTGATCGGCAAGAACGGCCGTATCAAAGTCACCGACTTCGGGATTGCCCGCGCCGTTACCTCCTCCACCATCACTCAAACCGGCTCCGTGGTCGGTTCGGTGCATTATTTTTCACCAGAGCACGCTAAGGGAACGCCGACAGGAGAACAGTCGGATCTCTATTCTTTGGGAATCGTCATGTATCAAATGCTGACTGGGCGTCTGCCGTTCCTCGGGGAAAGTCCGATCAGTGTAGCGCTGAAGCATTTGCAGGAAGACGTAGAGGAGCCGCGCAAGGTCAATCCGCTCATCCCGCAGAGCGTCGAGAACATTATATTACGCGCTATGCGCAAAAGCACCTCGGAACGGTACCGTTCGGCCAAAGACATGATGGATGACTTGGAATCGTGCCTGCTTCCGCACCGGAAGGGCGAGCCGAAAGCGAGCTTCTTGGACGATGACGAGCTGGATGAAGAGCGTACCCGAGTCATGCCGGCCCTGCGACCAGGGCAATATACGGTTATGGGGGATGAAGAAGAGGGCGTTGAGGATGAGGAGCGCACAGTAAAAGGAAAAAAGAAGAAAAGCTGGGGAAAGCCGTTCGTTTGGTTTATCATCCTGACGGCGATGCTCGGCTTAATGTGGTATTCCGTAGGCTATGTCAAGGAAATGATAGCCGTCGCTCCCGAGGTGGATGTGCCCAACGTCGTCAATATGCCT
This genomic window contains:
- a CDS encoding DUF370 domain-containing protein, whose product is MAIKLINIGFGNIVSANRIISIVSPESAPIKRIIQEARDRHMLIDATYGRRTRAVIITDSDHVILSAVQPETVAHRLSNKDDDHDE
- the gmk gene encoding guanylate kinase is translated as MTSNLGYGPVEKGILIVLSGPSGVGKGTVCKELRSCAPDIVYSVSATTRAPRFGEVDGVNYFFKTREQFQQLIDQDQMLEWAEYVGNFYGTPRKFVEDTLNSGKDIILEIEVQGALKVKQKFREGVFIFLLPPSLNELESRIVGRGTESEDSIRSRMSVAVDEIALMEHYDYAIVNDQVDLACSRIRSILTAEHCRKDRMVSKIEHWMAEVKK
- the rpoZ gene encoding DNA-directed RNA polymerase subunit omega — protein: MLYPSIDRLLDKVDSKYSLVVAASKRARMLRDGAKSEVRQKKSHKHVGLALEEIYEEHISYEKLQNKESSK
- the coaBC gene encoding bifunctional phosphopantothenoylcysteine decarboxylase/phosphopantothenate--cysteine ligase CoaBC gives rise to the protein MLNGKTIVLGVSGGIAVFKAAALCSKLAQAGAEVRVIMTEAAAQFVAPLTFQTLSRHAVANDTFDEKDPSVVSHIDLADRADLVVIAPATANIIGKMALGLADDMLSTMLLATTAPIFVCPAMNVHMLAHPAVQANLQTLADRGVRFIEPGTGQLACGYVGKGRLAEPEDIVTAIESFFNEKKPLRGKRVLVTAGATVERIDPVRYLTNDSSGKMGYAIAEQAARMGAEVTLVTGKATAAVPAGVKLVRAESTLEMMNAVLGAMDQQDVIVKAAAVADYRPAEQAEQKIKKTESEMTLKLVKNPDILQAVGERKKASQMVIGFAAETHNVEAFAIDKLKRKRCDLIVANDVTVPGAGFGTDTNVVRVYDADGLVLTLPLMEKREVAVRLLAFVANRLTKGETTEECTPK
- the priA gene encoding primosomal protein N', which encodes MYAKVIVDVPAKPTNRAFDYVVPEAMKDLISVGSRVGVPFGPRTVQGFVVELHEGTELDPVKLKPIAQTLDLTPPLTPELVKLARWISRTYMCHEIIALQAMIPGALKAKYERHVKIAEPDGERRMRGNVLNLLLPKQEEIVNYIRKQETIRLETLLEKFAEDTLLVKQLLEDGYLAEIHKVKDRMTAKKALTVIPPEDPDQLAAWETELPARAAKQKQVLAYLQEHPEPIKLTDLLTRLHITAAAVKGLVEKGWIRLEEVEVQRDPYASRTFRPTSPLPLTAEQQDVFERIKDAVLSRMQRVFLLNGVTGSGKTEVYLQSIQTCLDQGCEAIVLVPEISLTPQMVERFKGRFGNRVAVLHSRLSHGERYDEWRKIVRREVSVVIGARSAVFAPFTNIGLIIIDEEHESSYKQEESPKYHTRDVAIVRALEHGASVVLGSATPSLESMYRTSREAALSAKPERPVFELLSMPSRVEGRPLPRVHIVDMRDELKNGNRSMFSRALYKAIEDRLHKKEQTVLLLNRRGYATFVMCRTCGYVADCPHCDISLTYHQSSRAIRCHYCGYAERELTACPDCGSEHIRHFGTGTQRVEEELSKLFPGIRVIRMDVDTTTEKGSHEKWLTMFKNRQADLLLGTQMVAKGLDFPHVTLVGALAADSVLNLPDFRAAERTFQLLTQVAGRAGRHELPGEVYVQTYTPEHYSILSASKHDYQGFMRKEMLMRKLHNYPPFHRLVLITLSHDQVQLLIRSGEVLAARLKELASQVQTDGTELEVLGPVASPISRIKDRYRFQCMIKYRGEMDIAGLVQQAAAVLDDAVKQKKLMVSIDVDPQILM
- the def gene encoding peptide deformylase, producing the protein MAIKIIVKDPDPVLREKSKPVPKITPNIHKLLKDMADTMYDAEGVGLAAPQIGILKRVIVMDVGDEHGLIELINPEIIEREGEQFGPEGCLSIPGLTGDVKRAQRVKVKGWNRDGEEIVIEGTELLARCIEHEVDHLNGVLYTDLAESMYKTEPQDRGEA
- the fmt gene encoding methionyl-tRNA formyltransferase, yielding MRVIFMGTPEFAVPSLQILLKHEEVEVVAVVTQPDRPVGRKRVLTPTPVKAEAEKHGLPVLQPERLRSPESVQAISALQPDLIVTAAYGQILPKSVLDLPRFGCINIHASLLPQYRGGAPIHYAVMNGESVTGVTIMYMAEGLDTGDMISKIEVPIEDRDTTGTMFGKLSAAGAKLLEETLPDLISGTAKAVPQNDEEAVYSPNISREQERIDWTKPAIHIWNLVRALHPRPGAFTLWKGDVLKIWACAKPDTAEPVPSGTIPGTVLEAGDRGIAVATGQGVLRITELQPAGKKTMDAADFVRGGQLTSGTVLGI
- the rsmB gene encoding 16S rRNA (cytosine(967)-C(5))-methyltransferase RsmB, with the translated sequence MSERKNTNSGSGKPGLSKAKASASAHRPQDGHRGKGASREGVKGSAREAALDVLLRIEQDRSYSNLLLNRTLQQYKLDRLDAGLATEIVYGTIQRQGTIDYFLEPFVKGGLFKLQPWVRSLLRLSFYQLYYLDRIPEHAVVNEAVQLAKRRGHQGISGMVNGVLRNVLRRKAELVLPEGLPSERRIALTTSHPEWMVRRWIRQFGEQAAERICEANNEPPRVSIRANRLRLAPAELAERLRQGGLEAEASEVAPAGVIVRGGGNMALTPGYAEGLFTIQDESSMLVAEWVDPQPGERVLDCCAAPGGKTTHLAEKMQDRGEVVACDVHEHKEQLIREQAERLGLSSIRTVTADARKLSAQFPPESFDRILLDAPCSGLGVIRRKPDMKWSKKESELETVCDVQHELLESIHSLLKPGGVLVYSTCTVEKAENEEMVRSFLQRHPEFVPDAPPNEETGRLPMPAGQASVQIMPYDFGTDGFFIARLRKRA
- the rlmN gene encoding 23S rRNA (adenine(2503)-C(2))-methyltransferase RlmN, producing the protein MKPYVYDYTLEDWQEWIKSIGEAGFRAGQIFDWLYVKRVSSFEEMTNLPKALREKLQQQFDFVTLTEVANYKSQDGTVKFLFELTDKNAIETVIMKHSYGNSVCVTTQVGCRIGCTFCASTLGGLKRNLTPGEIIAQVVKAQQLLDATEERVSSIVIMGIGEPFENYDAMMKFLKVMVHPKGLNIGQRHITVSTSGIVPNIYRFADEETQINLAISIHAPNDALRSKLMPVNRRYPFADLIEACKYYVAKTGRRITFEYALMGEVNDQPEHAEELAQVLKTFPMPHVNLIPVNFVTERNFVRTPRNDIFTFQRILEKNKINATIRREQGSDIAAACGQLRAKHMESGAR
- a CDS encoding Stp1/IreP family PP2C-type Ser/Thr phosphatase gives rise to the protein MLRLAYQSDIGRVRTVNEDRAIVQEDLNGWTLAIVADGMGGHQAGDIASTMAVELIQAGLQSVDPNISGEERQRQLRTAIEAANEKIFEFASQRENYHGMGTTVVTVLAKDDRAVIAHIGDSRAYRIRGEMIDQLTEDHSLVNELVRSGQISREDASHHPRRNVLTRALGTEPTIEVDVQEIMWQQGDHLLLCSDGLSSLVEKDKLVQTVAGIGELESKVQQLVQEALDAGGDDNITVVLLANIADPASDNDGEAG
- the pknB gene encoding Stk1 family PASTA domain-containing Ser/Thr kinase, giving the protein MIGSQLGGRYEILGRVGGGGMAIVYKGLDILLHRHVAVKILRQQYVHDEEFIQRFRREAQAAASLSHPNVVSIYDVGQEEDVHYIVMEYIEGTTLNELIKEKSPLQVEEAVHIAGQICDALDHAHHNQIIHRDIKPHNILIGKNGRIKVTDFGIARAVTSSTITQTGSVVGSVHYFSPEHAKGTPTGEQSDLYSLGIVMYQMLTGRLPFLGESPISVALKHLQEDVEEPRKVNPLIPQSVENIILRAMRKSTSERYRSAKDMMDDLESCLLPHRKGEPKASFLDDDELDEERTRVMPALRPGQYTVMGDEEEGVEDEERTVKGKKKKSWGKPFVWFIILTAMLGLMWYSVGYVKEMIAVAPEVDVPNVVNMPLDQAKQELENKQLEALVEYMESPDVPKDVVVRQNPSDMKVKPGHKVTLYVSEGPVKQNMPDVVKSKLSDAKERLTQLGIKSENITIDQQFMDEEPDTVMTQTPAVGEEFTDPAAVKVKLLVSKGRETFKMPNLIGKTEKEAQSMIMVNNLKLASGDISYEASYKQTKGRVIKQFPYEPGDDVSPGSEIKLIVSSGLPEEAGPMSVNVSVKPASEGKPSTIKILLSDAQHDNYEYQTLNNVIMTETLEVKLVVSPEKNAVIQVKVDNNTADVITVTYQDYLAQKNGVMPGTGTTPEAQGDGPAPQGAAPGTDNTGRGTSPAPAGPAGGTSGTGGRNS